The Streptococcus oralis Uo5 genome includes a window with the following:
- the dnaA gene encoding chromosomal replication initiator protein DnaA, with protein sequence MKEKQFWNRILEFAQERLTRSMYDFYATPAELIKVEENTATIFLPRSEMEMVWEKQLKDIIVAAGFEIYDSEIKPHYIFTKPQSTESPQVNDTNSVSTYDYTPALPTIPYSETGLKEKYTFDNFIQGDGNVWAVSAALAVSEDLALTYNPLFIYGGPGLGKTHLLNAIGNEILKNIPDARVKYIPAESFINDFLEHLRLGEMEKFKKTYRSLDLLLIDDIQSLSGKKVATQEEFFNTFNALHDKQKQIVLTSDRSPKHLEGLEERLVTRFSWGLTQNITPPDFETRIAILQSKTEHLDYHFQSDTLEYLAGQFDSNVRELEGAINDITLIARVKKIKDITIDIAAEAIRARKQDARQMLVIPIEKIQTEVGNFYGVSVKEMKGTRRVQNIVLARQVAMYLARELTDNSLPKIGKEFGGKDHTTVIHAHAKIKSLIDEDDNLRLEVESIKKKIK encoded by the coding sequence TTGAAAGAAAAACAATTTTGGAATCGTATTTTAGAATTTGCTCAAGAAAGATTGACTCGATCTATGTATGATTTCTATGCTACACCTGCTGAACTCATCAAAGTAGAAGAAAACACAGCTACTATATTTCTACCGAGATCAGAGATGGAAATGGTGTGGGAAAAGCAATTAAAAGATATTATTGTTGCTGCTGGTTTTGAAATTTATGATTCTGAAATCAAACCTCACTATATTTTCACTAAACCTCAGAGTACAGAATCTCCTCAAGTAAATGATACGAATAGTGTCTCTACTTACGATTATACGCCTGCACTACCAACGATTCCCTATTCTGAAACAGGATTAAAAGAAAAATATACCTTTGATAACTTTATTCAAGGTGATGGGAATGTTTGGGCGGTGTCTGCTGCACTAGCTGTATCTGAAGATTTAGCTCTGACCTATAATCCTCTTTTCATCTATGGAGGACCTGGTCTTGGAAAGACTCATTTGCTCAATGCGATTGGAAATGAGATTTTGAAAAATATTCCTGATGCGCGTGTCAAATACATTCCTGCCGAAAGCTTTATCAATGACTTTCTTGAACACTTGCGACTTGGGGAAATGGAAAAGTTCAAAAAGACTTACCGTAGTCTTGATCTCTTGTTGATCGATGATATCCAATCTCTCAGTGGCAAAAAAGTCGCGACCCAGGAAGAATTTTTCAATACCTTCAATGCTCTTCATGATAAACAGAAACAGATTGTTCTAACCAGTGATCGAAGTCCTAAACACCTAGAAGGACTTGAAGAGAGACTTGTCACGCGCTTTAGCTGGGGATTGACGCAAAATATCACTCCTCCTGACTTTGAGACACGTATCGCCATTCTTCAAAGTAAAACAGAGCATTTGGATTACCATTTCCAAAGTGATACTCTGGAATACTTGGCTGGCCAATTTGATTCAAATGTTCGAGAATTGGAAGGAGCAATCAACGATATCACTTTAATTGCCAGAGTCAAGAAGATTAAGGATATCACTATTGATATTGCTGCAGAGGCTATCAGAGCACGTAAACAAGATGCCCGCCAGATGCTTGTTATTCCAATTGAAAAAATACAAACTGAAGTTGGTAATTTTTATGGAGTGAGTGTTAAGGAAATGAAGGGAACGAGACGAGTTCAAAACATCGTTTTGGCGCGTCAAGTTGCTATGTATCTCGCTAGAGAACTGACAGATAATAGTCTTCCTAAAATCGGAAAAGAATTCGGCGGAAAGGATCATACTACCGTGATTCATGCTCATGCTAAAATAAAATCATTGATTGACGAAGATGATAATTTACGTTTAGAAGTAGAATCAATCAAAAAGAAAATTAAGTAG
- the dnaN gene encoding DNA polymerase III subunit beta, with protein MIHFSINKNLFLQALNTTKRAISSKNAIPILSTIKIDVTNEGITLIGSNGQISIENFISQKNEDAGLLITSLGSILLEASFFINVVSSLPDVTLDFKEIEQKQIVLTSGKSEITLKGKDSEQYPRIQEISASTPLVLETKLLKKIINETAFAASTQESRPILTGVHFVLSQHKELKTVATDSHRLSQKKLTLEKNGDDFDVVIPSRSLREFSAVFTDDIETVEIFFANNQILFRSENISFYTRLLEGNYPDTDRLIPTDFNTTITFDVVNLRQSMERARLLSSATQNGTVKLEIKGGVVSAHVHSPEVGKVNEEIDTEQVTGDDLTISFNPTYLIDSLKALNSEKVTISFISAVRPFTLVPADTDEDFMQLITPVRTN; from the coding sequence ATGATTCATTTTTCAATTAATAAAAATTTATTTCTACAAGCCTTAAATACCACAAAACGAGCAATTAGCTCTAAAAATGCTATTCCAATTTTATCAACAATCAAAATTGATGTTACCAATGAAGGAATTACTTTAATTGGATCAAATGGGCAAATCTCCATTGAAAATTTCATTTCTCAAAAGAATGAAGATGCTGGTCTTTTAATTACTTCCTTAGGTTCGATTCTTCTTGAAGCCTCTTTCTTTATCAATGTTGTATCCAGTCTTCCAGATGTAACCCTTGATTTCAAAGAGATTGAACAAAAACAAATTGTCTTAACAAGTGGCAAATCAGAAATCACTCTAAAAGGAAAAGATAGCGAACAATACCCACGCATCCAAGAAATTTCAGCAAGCACACCTTTGGTTCTTGAAACCAAACTACTCAAGAAAATTATCAATGAAACAGCTTTTGCTGCAAGTACGCAAGAAAGTCGTCCAATTTTGACTGGTGTCCATTTTGTTTTGAGCCAACACAAGGAACTAAAAACAGTTGCGACAGACTCTCATCGCCTTAGCCAGAAAAAATTGACTCTTGAAAAAAATGGTGATGATTTCGATGTAGTAATTCCTAGTCGTTCTCTACGCGAATTTTCAGCGGTATTTACGGATGATATTGAAACTGTGGAGATTTTCTTTGCAAATAATCAAATCCTCTTTAGAAGCGAAAATATTAGCTTCTATACTCGTCTCCTAGAAGGAAACTATCCTGATACAGATCGTTTGATTCCAACTGACTTTAACACGACAATTACTTTTGATGTGGTTAATTTGCGTCAATCTATGGAGCGTGCTCGTCTCTTATCAAGTGCGACTCAAAATGGTACTGTGAAGCTTGAAATTAAAGGTGGGGTTGTTAGCGCCCATGTTCATTCTCCTGAAGTTGGTAAAGTAAACGAAGAAATCGATACGGAGCAGGTGACTGGTGATGATTTAACTATTAGTTTCAACCCGACTTACTTGATTGATTCTCTCAAGGCTTTAAATAGCGAAAAGGTAACTATTAGCTTTATCTCAGCTGTTCGTCCATTTACTCTTGTTCCAGCAGATACTGATGAAGACTTCATGCAGCTCATTACACCAGTTCGTACAAATTAA
- a CDS encoding DUF951 domain-containing protein, translating to MYQVGNFVEMKKPHACTIKSTGKKANRWEITRIGADIKIKCSNCDHLVMMSRYDFERKMNKIID from the coding sequence ATGTATCAAGTTGGAAATTTTGTTGAAATGAAAAAACCACATGCTTGCACCATCAAGTCAACAGGTAAAAAGGCCAATCGTTGGGAAATTACACGCATAGGGGCAGATATCAAAATCAAATGTAGCAATTGTGACCACCTTGTTATGATGAGTCGCTATGATTTTGAACGAAAAATGAATAAGATTATTGACTAA